The Ischnura elegans chromosome 1, ioIscEleg1.1, whole genome shotgun sequence genome contains a region encoding:
- the LOC124162333 gene encoding secreted RxLR effector protein 161-like gives MTDCIGSPTPGVMGVLITERGEPVCCEMYRRAIGKLLYVSTRSRPDISFIVGCLSKFCNDPTTVQWTAVKRLIAYLKHTLDYRLVFSKVSNLNLEVYCDADWSNDRENSKSVGGYIALLGGTAISWRSKKQDIVATITMLAEYYALFEASKEVIWLRDLMKELRHPIEIPTNILADNQGANSLADSYKLTERNKHSRIRYHFVRDCVSDKLVCVCYVPSSENIADLLTKLLPQSKTLTCTKGMGLSA, from the coding sequence ATGACTGACTGCATTGGTAGTCCGACACCAGGTGTGATGGGTGTGTTGATCACTGAGCGTGGAGAACCAGTTTGTTGTGAAATGTATAGACGTGCCATAGGAAAACTCTTGTATGTGAGTACTCGTAGCCGCCCAGACATATCTTTTATTGTTGGGTGTCTCAGCAAGTTTTGTAATGACCCTACTACTGTACAGTGGACTGCAGTGAAGAGACTGATAGCATATCTCAAGCATACTCTAGATTACAGGCTAGTCTTTTCCAAAGTGTCTAATTTAAATTTAGAAGTGTATTGTGATGCCGACTGGTCAAATGACAGAGAGAATTCTAAGTCTGTAGGAGGATATATTGCTTTGCTCGGAGGCACTGCAATCAGTTGGAGAAGTAAGAAGCAGGACATTGTGGCTACTATTACCATGCTAGCTGAGTATTATGCACTATTTGAAGCCAGCAAGGAAGTGATTTGGTTGAGGGATCTTATGAAAGAATTACGGCACCCCATAGAAATTCCCACTAACATCTTAGCAGATAATCAAGGTGCTAATAGTTTAGCGGATTCCTATAAGCTGACTGAGAGAAACAAGCATAGCCGCATACGCTATCACTTTGTGAGAGACTGTGTTAGTGATAAGCTAGTTTGTGTTTGCTATGTCCCATCATCTGAGAACATCGCTGATCTGTTGACAAAATTGCTACCCCAATCCAAAACTCTTACTTGCACCAAAGGAATGGGGCTAAGCGCTTAA